From the genome of Gavia stellata isolate bGavSte3 chromosome 3, bGavSte3.hap2, whole genome shotgun sequence, one region includes:
- the LOC132322091 gene encoding feather keratin 1-like, producing MACYDLCRPCGPTPLADSCNEPCVRQCKDSRVVIQPSTVVVTLPGPILSSFPQNTAVGSSSSAAVGNILSSQGVPISSGGFGYGFGGLGCFGRGRGCYPC from the coding sequence ATGGCCTGCTACGACCTCTGCCGCCCCTGCGGACCCACCCCGCTGGCTGACAGCTGCAacgagccctgtgtcaggcagtgcaAGGACTCCCGCGTCGTCATCCAGCCTTCCACCGTGGTCGTCACTCTGCcaggacccatcctcagctccttcccacagaacaccGCCGTCGGATCCTCCTCATCCGCTGCCGTGGGCAACAtcctcagctcccagggagTGCCCATCTCCTCCGGCGGCTTCGGCTACGGCTTTGGAGGCCTGGGCTGCTTTGGCCGCGGAAGAGGCTGTTACCCCTGCTAA
- the LOC132322090 gene encoding feather keratin-like: MVTPLGDQHKSQPRASLPHTLLLTPSPSLPGPLHTTDMACYDLCRPCGPTPLADSCNEPCVRQCEDSRVVIQPSTVVVTLPGPILSSFPQNTAVGSSSSAAVGNILSSQGVPVSSGGFGYGYGFGGLGCFGGRRGCYPC, from the exons ATGGTCACGCCCCTTGGGGACCAGCATAAAAGTCAGCCCAGAGCCTCTCTCCCTCACACACTTCTCCTGACGCCTT CACCCTCTCTTCCAGGGCCCCTCCACACCACAGACATGGCCTGCTACGACCTCTGCCGCCCCTGCGGACCCACCCCGCTGGCTGACAGCTGCAacgagccctgtgtcaggcagtgcgaGGACTCCCGCGTCGTCATCCAGCCTTCCACCGTGGTCGTCACCCTGCcaggacccatcctcagctccttcccacagaacaccGCCGTCGGATCCTCCTCATCCGCTGCCGTCGGCAACAtcctcagctcccagggagTGCCTGTCTCCTCCGGAGGCTTCGGCTACGGCTATGGCTTTGGAGGCCTGGGCTGCTTCGGTGGCAGAAGAGGCTGCTACCCCTGCTAA
- the LOC132322089 gene encoding feather keratin 1-like — protein MACYDLCRPCGPTPLADSCNEPCVRQCEESRVVIQPSTVVVTLPGPILSSFPQNTAVGSSSSAAVGNILSSQGVPISSGGFGYGFGGLGCFGRGRGCYPC, from the coding sequence ATGGCCTGCTACGACCTCTGCCGCCCCTGCGGACCCACCCCGCTGGCTGACAGCTGCAacgagccctgtgtcaggcagtgcgaGGAATCCCGCGTCGTCATCCAGCCTTCCACCGTGGTCGTCACTCTGCcaggacccatcctcagctccttcccacagaacaccGCCGTCGGATCCTCCTCATCCGCTGCCGTGGGCAACAtcctcagctcccagggagTGCCCATCTCCTCCGGCGGCTTCGGCTACGGCTTTGGAGGCCTGGGCTGCTTTGGCCGCGGAAGAGGCTGTTACCCCTGCTAA
- the LOC132316789 gene encoding feather keratin 1-like, producing MACYDLCRPCGPTPLADSCNEPCVRQCEDSRVVIQPPAVLVTLPGPILSSFPQNTAVGSSSSAAVGNILSSQGVPISSGGFGYSYGFGGLGCFGGRRGCYPC from the coding sequence ATGGCCTGCTACGACCTCTGCCGCCCCTGCGGACCCACCCCGCTGGCTGACAGCTGCAacgagccctgtgtcaggcagtgcgaGGACTCCCGCGTCGTCATCCAGCCTCCCGCCGTGCTCGTCACCCTGCcaggacccatcctcagctccttcccacagaacaccGCCGTCGGATCCTCCTCATCCGCTGCCGTGGGCAACAtcctcagctcccagggagTGCCCATCTCCTCCGGCGGCTTCGGCTACAGCTATGGCTTTGGAGGCCTGGGCTGCTTTggtggcaggagaggctgcTACCCCTGCTAA